The Larimichthys crocea isolate SSNF chromosome XI, L_crocea_2.0, whole genome shotgun sequence genome has a segment encoding these proteins:
- the chgb gene encoding secretogranin-1 isoform X1 — translation MRLIFVVVAALLTESLALPVGKEGQREDVVTRCLVEVLSKALSKPDSQLDEECKDILQAGVKHAPLDKKSTEEITVKGQPEEPEAKGADVKDIEALLKSVEEKREIPEDERSQESWSLGDEKEKRHENEEEEEREKRGTSWRPRYQQRKYKRGEDEEDEDYEDEREKRGASWRPRYQQRKYKRGEEEEDEDYEEEREKRGSSWRPRYQQRKYKRGEDEEEEDGDNEEEREKRGTSWRPRYQQRKYKRGEDEEEEDGDNEEEREKRGTSWRPRYQQRKYKRGEDEEEEDGDNEEEREKRGTSWRPRYQQRKYKRGEDEEEEDGDNEEEREKRGSSWRPRYQQRKYKRGEDEEEEDGDNEEEREKRGTSWRPRYQQRKYKRGEDEEEEDGDNEEEREKRGTSWRPRYQQRKYKRGEDEEEEDGDNEEEREKRGSSWRPRYQQRKYKRGEDEEDDDNEEEREKRGTSWRPRYQQRKYKRGEEEDYERSQETWGVEEKRSESEEEGEDKEKRNWRPGRFHQRKHKRDEEPLGEEGEEPEDDRSQEYWDVDKRHGNEDEEERDKRIWKPTHRYHHKKKLHKRGDEEVDGDRSLEYWDFDTGREKRDWRAGRYHQRRHKRDEELSEEAREEPDEERSQEYWDFDTGREKRDWRAGRYHQRRHKRDEELSEEAREDPDEERSQEYWDFDTGREKRDWRAGRYHQRRHKRDEELSEQEREEPDGERSQESWDLDKRSGKEEEEIEKRIWKPTHRYHHKKKLHKRGGDSSEEEEGQRGDSEEYEDEAKDRDEALRYLAQGEKRNPWIFRGYYHPAWFKRDLNEHTATSNKMDEVTKLLNYKMNQLANHSNQEETKRSTHQRALTAQEEKDLENLAAMDMELQKIAAKLHDNST, via the exons ATGAGACTTATTTTCGTTGTCGTTGCGGCTTTGCTGACAG AAAGTCTAGCGCTTCCCGTGGGGAAAGAGGGGCAGAGAGAAGACGTG GTAACACGATGCTTGGTTGAAGTCCTGTCCAAAGCGCTCTCCAAACCGGACTCCCAGCTGGATGAGGAATGCAAAGACATCCTCCAAGCAG GGGTTAAACATGCCCCACTGGACAAGAAGAGTACTGAAGAGATAACAGTCAAAGGTCAACCTGAAGAACCTGAGGCAAAGGGAGCAGATGTGAAAGACATCGAGGCTCTCCTGAAATCCGTGGAGGAAAAACGAGAAATCCCAGAAGACGAGCGCAGCCAAGAATCCTGGAGTCTGGGTGAcgagaaggagaagagacacGAGaacgaagaggaggaagagcgtGAGAAGAGGGGCACCAGCTGGAGGCCAAGGTACCAGCAACGGAAATACAAACgaggagaagatgaggaagatgaagactATGAGGACGAGCGTGAGAAGAGGGGCGCCAGCTGGAGGCCAAGGTACCAGCAACGGAAATACAaacgaggagaagaagaggaagatgaagactATGAGGAAGAGCGTGAGAAGAGGGGCAGCAGCTGGAGGCCAAGATACCAGCAACGGAAATAcaaaagaggagaagatgaagaagaagaagatggtgaCAATGAGGAAGAGCGAGAGAAGAGGGGCACCAGCTGGAGGCCAAGATACCAGCAACGGAAATACAAGcgaggagaagatgaagaagaagaagatggtgaCAATGAGGAAGAGCGAGAGAAGAGGGGCACCAGCTGGAGGCCAAGATACCAGCAACGGAAATACAAacgaggagaagatgaagaagaagaagatggtgaCAATGAGGAAGAGCGAGAGAAGAGGGGCACCAGCTGGAGGCCAAGATACCAGCAACGGAAATACAAacgaggagaagatgaagaagaagaagatggtgaCAATGAGGAAGAGCGTGAGAAGAGGGGCAGCAGCTGGAGGCCAAGATACCAGCAACGGAAATAcaaaagaggagaagatgaagaagaagaagatggtgaCAATGAGGAAGAGCGAGAGAAGAGGGGCACCAGCTGGAGGCCAAGATACCAGCAACGGAAATACAAGCGaggagaagacgaagaagaagaagatggtgaCAATGAGGAAGAGCGAGAGAAGAGGGGCACCAGCTGGAGGCCAAGATACCAGCAACGGAAATACAAacgaggagaagatgaagaagaagaagatggtgaCAATGAGGAAGAGCGTGAGAAGAGGGGCAGCAGCTGGAGGCCAAGATACCAGCAACGGAAATACAAGcgaggagaagatgaagaagatgatgacaaTGAGGAAGAGCGTGAGAAGAGGGGCACCAGCTGGAGGCCAAGATACCAGCAAAGAAAATACAaacgaggagaagaagaagactacGAGCGCAGTCAGGAGACTTGGGGTGTTGAGGAGAagagatcagaatcagaagaagaaggcgaagacaaagagaagaggaaCTGGAGACCTGGGAGGTTCcaccagagaaaacacaaacgaGATGAGGAACCTTtaggagaagagggggaggagccAGAGGACGACCGCAGCCAAGAGTACTGGGATGTAGACAAAAGGCATGGCAacgaggatgaggaggagagagacaagcGCATTTGGAAACCCACACATCGCTACCACCACAAGAAGAAGCTCCACAAACGTGGTGACGAGGAGGTAGATGGAGATCGCAGCCTGGAATATTGGGACTTTGATACcggaagagagaagagagactgGAGGGCCGGCAGGTACCACCAAAGGAGACACAAGCGTGATGAAGAGCTCTCAGAGGAAGCCAGGGAAGAGCCAGACGAAGAACGCAGCCAGGAATATTGGGACTTTGATactggaagagaaaaaagagattGGAGGGCCGGCAGGTACCACCAGAGGAGACACAAGCGTGATGAAGAGCTCTCAGAGGAAGCCAGGGAAGATCCGGATGAAGAACGCAGCCAGGAATATTGGGACTTTGATACcggaagagagaagagagactgGAGGGCTGGCAGGTACCATCAGAGGAGGCACAAGCGTGATGAAGAGCTctcagagcaagagagagaagagccAGATGGGGAACGCAGCCAGGAATCATGGGACTTGGACAAAAGAAgtggaaaagaagaggaagaaatagaGAAGCGCATATGGAAACCAACACACAGATACCACCataaaaagaaacttcacaaaCGTGGCGGAGACTCctcagaagaagaggaaggacagagggGTGATTCAGAGGAATATGAGGACGAGGCAAAGGACAGGGATGAAGCTTTGAG GTATCTGGCTCAGGGAGAGAAGCGCAATCCCTGGATTTTCAGAGGCTACTACCATCCTGCGTGGTTTAAAAGGGATTTAAACGAGCACACTGCAACCTCAAACAAG ATGGACGAAGTGACCAAGTTGCTGAACTATAAGATGAACCAGCTGGCCAACCACTCTAATcaggaggaaacaaagaggagcACGCACCAGAGAGCACTTACTGCGCAGGAG gaAAAAGATCTGGAAAACCTTGCAGCGATGGACATGGAGTTGCAGAAAATCGCTGCCAAGTTGCATGACAACAGTACATAA
- the chgb gene encoding secretogranin-1 isoform X2, which yields MRLIFVVVAALLTESLALPVGKEGQREDVVTRCLVEVLSKALSKPDSQLDEECKDILQAGVKHAPLDKKSTEEITVKGQPEEPEAKGADVKDIEALLKSVEEKREIPEDERSQESWSLGDEKEKRHENEEEEEREKRGTSWRPRYQQRKYKRGEEEEDEDYEEEREKRGSSWRPRYQQRKYKRGEDEEEEDGDNEEEREKRGTSWRPRYQQRKYKRGEDEEEEDGDNEEEREKRGTSWRPRYQQRKYKRGEDEEEEDGDNEEEREKRGTSWRPRYQQRKYKRGEDEEEEDGDNEEEREKRGSSWRPRYQQRKYKRGEDEEEEDGDNEEEREKRGTSWRPRYQQRKYKRGEDEEEEDGDNEEEREKRGTSWRPRYQQRKYKRGEDEEEEDGDNEEEREKRGSSWRPRYQQRKYKRGEDEEDDDNEEEREKRGTSWRPRYQQRKYKRGEEEDYERSQETWGVEEKRSESEEEGEDKEKRNWRPGRFHQRKHKRDEEPLGEEGEEPEDDRSQEYWDVDKRHGNEDEEERDKRIWKPTHRYHHKKKLHKRGDEEVDGDRSLEYWDFDTGREKRDWRAGRYHQRRHKRDEELSEEAREEPDEERSQEYWDFDTGREKRDWRAGRYHQRRHKRDEELSEEAREDPDEERSQEYWDFDTGREKRDWRAGRYHQRRHKRDEELSEQEREEPDGERSQESWDLDKRSGKEEEEIEKRIWKPTHRYHHKKKLHKRGGDSSEEEEGQRGDSEEYEDEAKDRDEALRYLAQGEKRNPWIFRGYYHPAWFKRDLNEHTATSNKMDEVTKLLNYKMNQLANHSNQEETKRSTHQRALTAQEEKDLENLAAMDMELQKIAAKLHDNST from the exons ATGAGACTTATTTTCGTTGTCGTTGCGGCTTTGCTGACAG AAAGTCTAGCGCTTCCCGTGGGGAAAGAGGGGCAGAGAGAAGACGTG GTAACACGATGCTTGGTTGAAGTCCTGTCCAAAGCGCTCTCCAAACCGGACTCCCAGCTGGATGAGGAATGCAAAGACATCCTCCAAGCAG GGGTTAAACATGCCCCACTGGACAAGAAGAGTACTGAAGAGATAACAGTCAAAGGTCAACCTGAAGAACCTGAGGCAAAGGGAGCAGATGTGAAAGACATCGAGGCTCTCCTGAAATCCGTGGAGGAAAAACGAGAAATCCCAGAAGACGAGCGCAGCCAAGAATCCTGGAGTCTGGGTGAcgagaaggagaagagacacGAGaacgaagaggaggaagagcgtGAGAAGAGGGGCACCAGCTGGAG GCCAAGGTACCAGCAACGGAAATACAaacgaggagaagaagaggaagatgaagactATGAGGAAGAGCGTGAGAAGAGGGGCAGCAGCTGGAGGCCAAGATACCAGCAACGGAAATAcaaaagaggagaagatgaagaagaagaagatggtgaCAATGAGGAAGAGCGAGAGAAGAGGGGCACCAGCTGGAGGCCAAGATACCAGCAACGGAAATACAAGcgaggagaagatgaagaagaagaagatggtgaCAATGAGGAAGAGCGAGAGAAGAGGGGCACCAGCTGGAGGCCAAGATACCAGCAACGGAAATACAAacgaggagaagatgaagaagaagaagatggtgaCAATGAGGAAGAGCGAGAGAAGAGGGGCACCAGCTGGAGGCCAAGATACCAGCAACGGAAATACAAacgaggagaagatgaagaagaagaagatggtgaCAATGAGGAAGAGCGTGAGAAGAGGGGCAGCAGCTGGAGGCCAAGATACCAGCAACGGAAATAcaaaagaggagaagatgaagaagaagaagatggtgaCAATGAGGAAGAGCGAGAGAAGAGGGGCACCAGCTGGAGGCCAAGATACCAGCAACGGAAATACAAGCGaggagaagacgaagaagaagaagatggtgaCAATGAGGAAGAGCGAGAGAAGAGGGGCACCAGCTGGAGGCCAAGATACCAGCAACGGAAATACAAacgaggagaagatgaagaagaagaagatggtgaCAATGAGGAAGAGCGTGAGAAGAGGGGCAGCAGCTGGAGGCCAAGATACCAGCAACGGAAATACAAGcgaggagaagatgaagaagatgatgacaaTGAGGAAGAGCGTGAGAAGAGGGGCACCAGCTGGAGGCCAAGATACCAGCAAAGAAAATACAaacgaggagaagaagaagactacGAGCGCAGTCAGGAGACTTGGGGTGTTGAGGAGAagagatcagaatcagaagaagaaggcgaagacaaagagaagaggaaCTGGAGACCTGGGAGGTTCcaccagagaaaacacaaacgaGATGAGGAACCTTtaggagaagagggggaggagccAGAGGACGACCGCAGCCAAGAGTACTGGGATGTAGACAAAAGGCATGGCAacgaggatgaggaggagagagacaagcGCATTTGGAAACCCACACATCGCTACCACCACAAGAAGAAGCTCCACAAACGTGGTGACGAGGAGGTAGATGGAGATCGCAGCCTGGAATATTGGGACTTTGATACcggaagagagaagagagactgGAGGGCCGGCAGGTACCACCAAAGGAGACACAAGCGTGATGAAGAGCTCTCAGAGGAAGCCAGGGAAGAGCCAGACGAAGAACGCAGCCAGGAATATTGGGACTTTGATactggaagagaaaaaagagattGGAGGGCCGGCAGGTACCACCAGAGGAGACACAAGCGTGATGAAGAGCTCTCAGAGGAAGCCAGGGAAGATCCGGATGAAGAACGCAGCCAGGAATATTGGGACTTTGATACcggaagagagaagagagactgGAGGGCTGGCAGGTACCATCAGAGGAGGCACAAGCGTGATGAAGAGCTctcagagcaagagagagaagagccAGATGGGGAACGCAGCCAGGAATCATGGGACTTGGACAAAAGAAgtggaaaagaagaggaagaaatagaGAAGCGCATATGGAAACCAACACACAGATACCACCataaaaagaaacttcacaaaCGTGGCGGAGACTCctcagaagaagaggaaggacagagggGTGATTCAGAGGAATATGAGGACGAGGCAAAGGACAGGGATGAAGCTTTGAG GTATCTGGCTCAGGGAGAGAAGCGCAATCCCTGGATTTTCAGAGGCTACTACCATCCTGCGTGGTTTAAAAGGGATTTAAACGAGCACACTGCAACCTCAAACAAG ATGGACGAAGTGACCAAGTTGCTGAACTATAAGATGAACCAGCTGGCCAACCACTCTAATcaggaggaaacaaagaggagcACGCACCAGAGAGCACTTACTGCGCAGGAG gaAAAAGATCTGGAAAACCTTGCAGCGATGGACATGGAGTTGCAGAAAATCGCTGCCAAGTTGCATGACAACAGTACATAA
- the trmt6 gene encoding tRNA (adenine(58)-N(1))-methyltransferase non-catalytic subunit TRM6 — MADNGDDDAQYRIKGGDYVVLKRGDIFKAVQIQPKKKVIFEKQWFFLDNAVDHLYSTTFEIVSGGVLQPKKLKDAESSTDTKEAGTDNRNIVDDGKSQKLTRDDIETLKEQGLKGQEIIQQLIDNSSTFKDKTEYAQDKYIKKKKKKYENTVTILKPSCRILAMMYHGREPGKICHLRYDTLAQMLTLANIHAGSKVLVFETCAGLVLGAVMERMGGYGSVIQMYPGGGPVRAGVESFGFPAHFHDMLHEFPICHVNALLAGTLDTTAKEPSADSKQSNVAEEKEKQNQPEAEQQGSPEEQNMETNSGADDLEKEQKEKRKEAKAQEKKVKLEEKRKKLAAAAALLEGRNADGLVIASRFHPCPVLMGLLKFLAPSRPFVVYSQYKEPLIECYTKLKEQGGTISLRLTDTWLRHYQVLPNRTHPLLLMSGGGGYVLSGTTVAMDRSKSAGSQRAEEPAPKRLKLTDTEG; from the exons ATGGCGGACAACGGAGACGATGATGCTCAGTACAGAATTAAAGGAGGCGACTACGTTGTGTTGAAACGAGGAGATATCTTCAAAGCTGTGCAGATCCAGCCGAAGAA GAAGGTGATTTTTGAGAAGCAGTGGTTCTTCCTGGACAATGCAGTGGACCACCTGTACAGCACCACATTTGAGATCGTGTCTGGCGGAGTCCTGCAGCCAAAGAAGCTCAAGGATGCAGAGAGCTCCACTG ATACAAAGGAGGCGGGCacagacaacagaaacattGTAGATGACGGAAAATCACAGAAACTGACCAGGGATGACATTGAGACACTCAAAGAGCAAGGTCTGAAGGGTCAG GaaatcattcagcagctcaTAGATAACAGCTCAACGTTCAAAGATAAGACTGAATATGCCCAGGATAAGTAcatcaagaagaaaaagaagaa GTATGAAAATACTGTGACAATTCTAAAGCCGTCCTGTCGCATCCTGGCTATGATGTACCATGGCCGGGAACCAGGGAAGATATG CCACCTGCGGTATGACACACTTGCCCAGATGCTGACTCTGGCAAACATTCACGCTGGCAGTAAAGTTTTGGTGTTTGAGACTTGTGCTGGCCTTGTGCTAGGAGCCGTCATGGAAAGAATGGGTG GCTACGGCTCAGTGATCCAAATGTACCCAGGAGGTGGGCCTGTTCGGGCGGGTGTGGAGAGCTTTGGCTTCCCTGCACATTTTCACGATATGCTGCATGAGTTTCCCATCTGCCATGTCAATGCTCTGCTGGCAGGCACTCTGGACACCACTGCCAAAGAGCCCAGTGCTG ACTCAAAGCAGTCCAACGTggctgaggagaaggagaagcaaAACCAGCCTGAGGCAGAACAGCAGGGGAGTCCAGAGGAACAGAACATGGAGACAAATAGTGGCGCTGATGACCtagagaaagaacagaaggAGAAACGGAAAGAAGCCAAA gctCAGGAAAAAAAGGTAAAGCTGGAGGAGAAACGGAAGAAGCTGGCAGCCGCTGCAGCCCTGCTGGAAGGCAGGAATGCCGACGG GTTGGTTATAGCGAGTCGCTTTCACCCGTGTCCAGTCCTCATGGGCCTGCTCAAATTCCTCGCCCCCTCCAGGCCTTTTGTAGTCTACTCCCAGTACAAAGAG CCTCTTATCGAGTGCTACACAAAACTCAAGGAACAGGGCGGTACAATCAGCCTCCGACTCACAGACACCTGGCTCAGGCATTACCAG GTGTTGCCTAACAGGACACATCCTTTGCTACTGATGAGCGGGGGCGGGGGCTACGTCCTCTCAGGAACAACAGTTGCCATGGACCGCTCCAAATCTGCAGGCTCCCAGCGAGCTGAGGAACCAGCACCAAAGAGACTGaaactgacagacactgaaggaTAA
- the LOC104920853 gene encoding solute carrier family 23 member 2 produces the protein MASGKESKGLDNLAFDMDEIVNDQPREKERKTCESHSVTEEDRNKPTYCVTDVPPWYFCIFLAIQHYLTAFGGIISIPLILSEALCLQHDSLIQSRLINTIFFVSGICTLLQVTFGVRLPILQGGTFALLTPALAMFSTPEWECPAWTQNASMVNTSSPVFIEVWQTRMRTLQGSIMVASLLQILVGFSGLIGFLMRFIGPLTIAPTVSLIGLSLYDSAGTKLGSHWGISAMTTVLIILFSQYLRLIPIPVPTYSKSKKLHTSKFYIFQIMPILLGLAVSWLVCYLLTIYDVLPSDPAEYGYLARTDVKGNVLSEASWFTFPYPGQWGMPTVSLAGILGLMAGIICSMAESVGDYHSCAKLSGAPPPPKHAISRGIGVEGLGCLLAGAFGTGNGTTSFSENVAALGITKVGSRMVIVLSGVFMILMGMLGKIGAIFATIPTPVLGGMFLIMFGVITAAGISNLQSTDMNSSRNTFVFGFSMFSALVIPNWIMKNPDFFKTGVTEVDQVLHILLTTHMFIGGFLGFFLDNTVPGTRRERGLLAWDKEHLEESSNTLETEEVYDLPFGITSCLSSQSWVRYVPFCPSKD, from the exons ATGGCTTCAGGGAAAGAAAGCAAGGGACTTGACAATCTTGCATTTGAT ATGGATGAAATAGTCAATGATCAAccaagagaaaaggagagaaagactTGTGAGAGCCACTCTGtaacagaggaagacagaaataaaCCAACATACTGTGTCACTGATGTCCCCCCttggtatttttgtatttttctggcCATACAG CATTACCTGACAGCATTTGGTGGGATCATCTCCATCCCTCTCATTCTCTCAGAGGCACTGTGTCTGCAGCATGACAGCCTGATCCAGAGTCGCCTCATTAACAccattttctttgtctctggCATTTGCACCCTGCTGCAGGTCACCTTCGGTGTAAG GCTTCCCATCCTACAGGGGGGTACATTTGCTTTACTGACCCCTGCCTTGGCCATGTTCTCCACGCCAGAGTGGGAGTGCCCAGCTTGGACCCAGAACGCCAGTATGGTCAACACCTCGTCACCTGTTTTCATAGAAGTGTGGCAGACCCGCATGAGAACA CTGCAGGGCTCTATAATGGTGGCCTCGCTTCTCCAGATCCTGGTCGGTTTCTCTGGCCTCATCGGCTTTCTCATGCGCTTCATTGGTCCCTTAACCATTGCCCCAACAGTCTCTCTCATAGGCCTGTCACTGTATGATTCAGCTGGGACCAAGCTTGGCAGCCACTGGGGTATATCTGCTAT GACCACAGTGTTGATCATCCTGTTCTCCCAGTACCTCCGTCTCATACCAATCCCCGTTCCTACATATAGCAAATCCAAGAAACTTCACACCTCAAAGTTCTATATCTTCCAGATAATGCCT ATTCTGCTGGGTCTTGCGGTTTCATGGTTAGTCTGCTACCTCCTCACCATCTATGATGTCCTACCATCTGATCCAGCTGAATATGGCTACCTTGCTCGCACTGATGTGAAGGGAAATGTGCTGAGCGAGGCTTCCTGGTTCACATTTCCTTATCCTG GTCAGTGGGGCATGCCAACTGTCAGCCTGGCGGGTATATTAGGCCTTATGGCTGGAATAATATGCTCCATGGCAGAGTCTGTGGGCGACTACCACTCATGTGCCAAGCTGTCAGGGGCCCCTCCACCTCCGAAGCATGCCATCAGTCGGGGCATTGGTGTTGAAGGACTCGGCTGTTTGTTGGCAGGGGCCTTTGGCACAGGCAATGGCACCACCTCATTTAGTGAGAATGTGGCTGCCCTGGGTATCACCAAG gtGGGTAGCCGAATGGTGATTGTTCTGAGCGGAGTTTTCATGATTTTGATGGGGATGTTGGGTAAAATTGGAGCCATTTTCGCAACCATCCCCACCCCAGTGCTCGGAGGGATGTTCCTGATTATGTTTGGAGTCATAACTGCAGCAGGCATTTCTAATCTACAG TCCACAGACATGAATTCCTCCAggaatacatttgtttttggtttttccatgttttctgCACTTGTCATTCCAAACTGGATAATGAAGAATCCCGATTTCTTCAAAACAG GTGTTACAGAAGTAGACCAAGTATTACACATATTGTTGACCACCCATATGTTTATAGGAGGATTTCTTGGCTTCTTCCTAGATAACACAGTTCCTG GGACCAGACGTGAGCGGGGCCTCTTAGCCTGGGACAAAGAACATCTTGAGGAATCTAGCAATACCTTGGAAACTGAAGAGGTGTATGATCTTCCCTTTGGCATAACCTCTTGCCTCTCATCCCAATCTTGGGTTCGCTATGTCCCTTTCTGCCCGTCAAAGGACTAA